A single genomic interval of Bacteroidota bacterium harbors:
- the porQ gene encoding type IX secretion system protein PorQ — protein sequence MKKFLLITFLFAGSQVHAQLAGNSVFPFLKLDPSAHATGMGGTIISIPNADLSTALTNPSVLNHQHDNNISLNYNNYFSDINYGHFSYAKKLNSTDKAWTFAGQVLYLNYGKFDGYDYTGESTGSFKANDLMFGLSAAKPLNDKFSVGSTFKVIYSTLETYTGTGIAFDLGGFYNDTANGYSMGIVMRNLGYQLLSYRGTERASLPFDFNFATTFKPKHAPFRVSVLLHDLQKFDLTYDYTDPFNRKIDENNQVVNHKPSLADKIIRHITVGGEILLSENFNIRFGYNHQRRQELGTEVKKGVAGFSWGFAFKIKKIRFEYGSAGYFPGYNSNLFSVILDLNEFYH from the coding sequence TTGAAGAAATTTCTTTTAATCACATTCCTCTTTGCAGGCTCGCAAGTACATGCACAATTAGCCGGCAATTCAGTTTTCCCATTTCTTAAACTTGACCCAAGTGCCCATGCGACAGGGATGGGAGGCACTATTATCTCGATTCCCAATGCCGACTTATCTACCGCTTTGACAAATCCTTCCGTGCTTAACCATCAACATGACAATAATATATCGTTAAACTACAATAATTATTTCTCGGATATTAATTACGGACACTTCTCTTATGCAAAAAAGTTGAATTCCACAGACAAAGCTTGGACCTTTGCAGGACAAGTTCTTTATTTGAATTACGGAAAATTTGACGGATATGACTATACCGGAGAAAGTACCGGCAGTTTCAAAGCCAATGATTTGATGTTTGGACTGAGTGCTGCCAAGCCACTGAATGATAAATTCAGTGTGGGAAGTACATTCAAAGTTATTTATTCCACCTTGGAAACCTATACCGGCACCGGTATAGCATTTGACTTAGGTGGATTTTATAATGATACTGCCAACGGATATTCCATGGGAATTGTAATGCGGAATCTCGGGTATCAGCTACTTTCATATAGAGGGACTGAGCGTGCATCACTACCATTTGATTTTAATTTTGCTACTACATTCAAACCCAAACATGCTCCGTTTAGGGTGAGTGTTTTGCTGCATGATTTGCAAAAGTTTGATTTAACTTATGATTATACTGACCCTTTCAACCGTAAAATAGATGAAAATAATCAAGTTGTAAACCACAAACCTTCATTGGCAGATAAGATAATCAGGCATATTACAGTTGGAGGAGAAATCCTGCTTAGCGAGAATTTTAACATTCGCTTTGGCTATAATCATCAACGAAGACAAGAATTAGGAACCGAAGTAAAAAAAGGTGTTGCAGGTTTTTCATGGGGCTTCGCTTTTAAAATTAAAAAAATAAGATTTGAATATGGTAGTGCCGGATATTTCCCGGGATACAATTCCAACCTTTTCTCTGTCATCCTTGACCTCAACGAATTTTATCATTAA
- the cmk gene encoding (d)CMP kinase, translating to MARTHKKINIAIDGWSACGKGTMAKSLAKHFNYLFIDTGAMYRAFTLNALQNNISSDNNIAIDELIRNSTITFKQNPKTLDFEIYLNGNNVESLIRSQEINKHVSRYSELSSVRKFLVKQQQQIAIDKGVVMDGRDIGTVVLPDAELKIFMTASPEIRAQRRFLELKEKHSDITLEEIAKSLRERDHIDSTREDSPLKQAKDARVLDNSNLTRDEQLQIALEWANEALAKSSWLP from the coding sequence ATGGCAAGGACACACAAGAAAATAAACATCGCGATTGATGGTTGGTCTGCATGTGGCAAAGGAACTATGGCAAAAAGCCTTGCAAAACATTTTAACTATCTCTTTATTGATACAGGCGCAATGTATCGCGCATTTACATTGAACGCTCTTCAAAACAATATTTCATCAGATAACAACATAGCGATTGATGAACTCATTCGCAATTCTACCATTACATTTAAACAAAACCCAAAGACTCTTGATTTTGAAATTTATCTCAATGGAAATAATGTTGAATCCCTTATTAGAAGCCAAGAAATCAACAAGCATGTCAGCCGTTATAGCGAATTGTCTTCTGTGCGTAAATTTTTGGTCAAACAGCAACAACAAATTGCCATAGACAAGGGTGTGGTAATGGATGGGCGTGATATAGGAACTGTTGTTCTGCCGGATGCGGAGCTGAAAATATTTATGACCGCTTCACCCGAAATAAGAGCACAAAGAAGGTTTTTGGAGCTCAAAGAAAAACACAGTGATATTACCCTTGAAGAAATAGCGAAAAGCCTGCGAGAGCGCGACCATATTGACTCTACAAGAGAAGACAGTCCATTAAAACAAGCAAAGGATGCACGTGTGCTGGACAATAGCAACCTGACTCGCGATGAGCAACTGCAAATCGCATTGGAGTGGGCAAATGAAGCATTGGCAAAGTCATCTTGGTTGCCTTAG
- the pruA gene encoding L-glutamate gamma-semialdehyde dehydrogenase — protein sequence MNGFFKVPTPQNEPVLNYAPGSKERKELKAAIAELRNQVIDIPMFIGGKEIRTGKTKDIFPPHDLHHKIGVFHSGDKSHVEQAINAALAAKPKWEAMAWEQRSAIFLKAAELISGPYRAKLNAATMLAQSKNPFQAEIDAVCEFADFLRFNIQYMTEIYSEQPPVNSKGIWNRLEYRPLEGFVFALTPFNFTSIAGNLPTSPALMGNVTVWKPANSQIYSAQVLMEIFREAGLPDGVINLIFVDGPSAGDVIFSHPDFAGIHFTGSTGVFQSVWKQIGDNISKYKSYPRIVGETGGKDFVIAHSSAKAKEVATALARGAFEFQGQKCSAASRAYIPSNIWSEVKTELVSQLKSMKVGPVEDFSNFINAVIDEKAFNKIANYIDNAKSSSDVELVFGGNHDKSKGYFIDPTVLLAKNPKYVTMCEEIFGPVLTIYVYDANKFEETLELVDNTSPYALTGSIMGQDRYALELATTKLRHAAGNFYINDKPTGAVVGQQPFGGARASGTNDKAGAKVNLLRWTSQRTIKETFTPPIDYKYPFLEEE from the coding sequence ATGAACGGATTTTTTAAAGTACCTACACCTCAAAATGAACCCGTGCTCAACTATGCACCGGGGTCTAAAGAAAGAAAAGAATTGAAAGCTGCAATAGCCGAATTGAGAAATCAGGTTATTGATATTCCTATGTTTATAGGAGGTAAAGAAATTAGAACCGGCAAAACCAAAGACATTTTTCCTCCACATGATTTGCATCACAAAATAGGAGTTTTCCATTCGGGAGATAAATCTCATGTAGAACAAGCTATCAATGCTGCATTGGCTGCCAAACCAAAGTGGGAAGCAATGGCATGGGAGCAACGCTCTGCTATTTTTCTGAAAGCAGCCGAACTTATCAGCGGTCCATATAGGGCAAAATTGAATGCTGCAACGATGTTAGCACAATCCAAGAACCCTTTTCAAGCTGAAATTGATGCAGTGTGTGAATTTGCTGACTTCTTGAGATTCAACATACAGTATATGACTGAAATATACAGTGAACAACCACCTGTAAACAGCAAGGGTATATGGAATCGATTGGAATATAGACCTCTGGAAGGATTTGTGTTTGCATTAACACCTTTTAATTTTACGTCTATTGCAGGTAATTTGCCAACAAGCCCAGCATTGATGGGTAATGTGACAGTTTGGAAACCTGCAAATTCACAAATTTATTCCGCACAAGTACTGATGGAAATTTTCCGCGAAGCCGGACTCCCTGATGGTGTTATTAACTTGATTTTCGTTGATGGACCATCTGCAGGGGATGTGATTTTCAGTCATCCTGACTTTGCCGGTATTCATTTTACGGGTTCTACCGGTGTGTTTCAGTCTGTTTGGAAGCAAATCGGAGATAATATTTCAAAATACAAATCTTATCCAAGAATAGTTGGAGAGACCGGTGGCAAAGACTTTGTAATAGCACACTCTTCTGCAAAAGCAAAAGAAGTGGCTACTGCCCTGGCAAGAGGCGCATTTGAATTTCAAGGTCAAAAATGCTCTGCTGCTTCACGTGCATATATTCCCTCTAACATTTGGAGTGAAGTTAAAACTGAGTTGGTATCACAACTTAAATCAATGAAGGTGGGTCCGGTTGAAGATTTTAGCAATTTTATTAATGCTGTGATTGACGAAAAGGCTTTTAATAAGATTGCAAATTATATAGACAATGCTAAGTCTTCTTCTGATGTTGAACTAGTTTTTGGAGGTAATCATGATAAAAGCAAAGGTTACTTTATAGACCCTACCGTTCTTTTAGCCAAAAATCCAAAGTATGTCACCATGTGCGAGGAAATTTTTGGACCTGTTTTGACTATATATGTTTATGATGCAAACAAGTTTGAAGAAACGCTTGAACTAGTGGATAATACTTCACCTTATGCATTGACGGGTAGTATTATGGGACAAGATCGATACGCGCTTGAATTAGCAACGACCAAATTGAGACATGCTGCGGGTAATTTTTATATAAATGACAAACCAACCGGAGCTGTTGTGGGGCAACAGCCATTTGGTGGCGCAAGAGCATCAGGAACAAATGACAAAGCAGGTGCTAAGGTTAATTTGCTAAGATGGACTTCACAAAGAACCATTAAAGAAACATTTACGCCTCCAATAGATTATAAATATCCTTTTTTGGAAGAAGAATAA
- a CDS encoding enoyl-CoA hydratase-related protein: MEFIQVEKNIRPYIALIRLNRPKELNALNLQLMQEIKNALLDLDEDEDTRVIVITGNERAFAAGADIKQMAGRGAVDMLKIDQFTTWDTIRKTKKPIIAAVSGFCLGGGNELAMVCDMIIASETAQFGQPEINIGVMPGAGGTQRLTRAIGKAKAMELVLTGTFISADEALKYGLVNKIVPVEVYLDEALKLAAKIAEKSPIAVQMAKESVLKAFEMPLQEALFFERKNFYMLFATEDQKEGMAAFVEKRKANFKGK, encoded by the coding sequence ATGGAGTTTATACAAGTAGAAAAGAACATCCGACCTTATATTGCCCTCATTAGACTGAACCGTCCAAAAGAGTTGAATGCGCTCAATCTTCAACTTATGCAGGAGATAAAAAATGCACTCTTGGACTTGGACGAAGATGAAGATACAAGGGTTATTGTTATTACGGGAAATGAGCGTGCATTTGCTGCCGGTGCTGACATTAAACAAATGGCGGGCAGGGGTGCAGTTGATATGCTGAAAATAGACCAGTTTACTACTTGGGATACTATCCGAAAAACAAAGAAGCCAATTATAGCTGCTGTCAGTGGGTTCTGTCTCGGAGGCGGAAACGAACTTGCCATGGTTTGCGACATGATTATTGCGTCAGAAACCGCTCAATTTGGTCAGCCTGAAATTAATATAGGCGTGATGCCGGGTGCAGGCGGAACTCAAAGGCTTACAAGAGCAATAGGTAAAGCTAAGGCAATGGAATTAGTACTTACAGGAACTTTTATTTCTGCTGACGAAGCATTGAAATACGGATTAGTAAACAAAATAGTGCCGGTGGAAGTGTATCTTGATGAGGCTTTGAAATTAGCAGCAAAGATTGCTGAAAAGTCACCGATTGCAGTACAGATGGCTAAGGAAAGTGTTTTAAAAGCATTTGAAATGCCTTTGCAGGAAGCGTTATTTTTTGAACGCAAAAATTTCTATATGCTATTTGCTACCGAAGATCAAAAGGAAGGAATGGCTGCCTTTGTCGAAAAACGTAAAGCCAATTTTAAAGGAAAGTAA
- the odhB gene encoding 2-oxoglutarate dehydrogenase complex dihydrolipoyllysine-residue succinyltransferase, with product MSLEIKVPSPGESISEVTISKLLVNVGDYVELDQPIIEVESEKATLEINAEKAGIIEKFTAAEGDTVKVGDVVAKIDTTAKAPEKAVNTEVKAAVIKPEAVKTTVETPAKDLTTQSKSAPKQEQPVAKAIYSASPLAEQLLKEYGLNASQVKGSGLNGRITKMDVLQAAVEHGGGSAKGAGYLKGDGGRDAKREKMSNLRKTIAKRLVMAKNETAMLTTFNEVNMKPIMDLRAKYKDAFKEKHNVNLGFMSFFTRACVLALQKWPAVNSFIDGDEIVLNDFYDISIAVSGPRGLVVPVIRNAETLTLAEIESEVKRLAVKARDNKLSIEEMTGGTFTITNGGVFGSMMSTPIINPPQSAILGMHNIVERPWVENGKIEIRPIMYIALSYDHRVIDGRESVSFLYMVKTLLENPEMLLNGSNPAVALLDI from the coding sequence ATGTCATTAGAAATAAAAGTTCCTTCGCCAGGAGAGTCAATCAGTGAAGTAACCATATCAAAACTACTTGTAAATGTAGGCGATTACGTTGAATTAGATCAGCCTATCATTGAGGTTGAATCCGAAAAAGCTACGCTCGAAATTAATGCTGAAAAAGCAGGTATAATCGAAAAATTTACTGCAGCGGAAGGTGATACCGTTAAAGTGGGCGATGTGGTGGCGAAGATTGATACCACTGCAAAAGCTCCTGAAAAAGCAGTAAATACCGAAGTGAAAGCGGCAGTCATCAAGCCGGAAGCTGTAAAAACAACTGTTGAGACTCCTGCAAAAGATTTGACAACCCAAAGCAAATCTGCACCCAAACAAGAACAACCGGTTGCAAAAGCAATCTATTCTGCAAGTCCTTTAGCCGAACAACTTTTAAAAGAATATGGGTTAAATGCATCACAAGTAAAAGGCAGTGGACTCAATGGAAGAATTACCAAAATGGATGTGTTGCAGGCTGCTGTTGAACATGGTGGAGGAAGTGCAAAGGGTGCAGGCTATTTAAAAGGAGACGGTGGCAGAGACGCGAAAAGAGAAAAAATGTCCAATCTGCGCAAAACCATTGCAAAACGTCTGGTGATGGCTAAGAATGAAACCGCGATGCTAACCACTTTCAATGAGGTAAACATGAAGCCTATCATGGATTTGAGAGCAAAATATAAAGATGCATTCAAAGAAAAGCACAATGTCAACTTGGGCTTCATGTCATTTTTTACCCGCGCTTGTGTATTAGCACTCCAAAAATGGCCTGCGGTCAATTCATTTATAGATGGAGATGAAATTGTTTTGAATGATTTTTATGATATTTCTATTGCAGTTTCGGGTCCTCGCGGATTGGTTGTGCCCGTTATCAGAAATGCAGAAACATTAACACTTGCCGAAATAGAAAGCGAGGTAAAAAGACTGGCTGTCAAAGCACGTGATAATAAACTTTCAATAGAAGAAATGACCGGAGGTACTTTCACAATCACCAATGGTGGGGTTTTCGGCTCAATGATGTCCACACCGATTATTAACCCTCCGCAATCCGCCATTTTGGGAATGCATAATATTGTTGAAAGACCTTGGGTAGAGAATGGCAAAATTGAAATTCGCCCCATTATGTATATTGCCCTTTCCTATGATCACAGAGTGATTGATGGGCGTGAGTCTGTCAGCTTCCTCTACATGGTTAAAACATTATTGGAAAACCCTGAAATGTTGCTCAATGGAAGCAATCCCGCAGTTGCCCTGTTGGATATCTAA
- the recG gene encoding ATP-dependent DNA helicase RecG — translation MKTDLSEFEKLNISALGNYSTSRLSLLQKEIGIITIGDLLNHTPIRYLNKTSHVNIADLQPGSEQVQVRGRIESVEVLGTKNAQRLKAVFCDATGCMELVWFRSIPWVKKSLTIGQVYTAFGRVTEFKTVLSMSHPELQVYDPNKKEESKGFIPIYPLTEKLKASKIDSKFISELSKTAINHVNFDMPEFIPKKIIEKMELPSRADAYKSLHFPVTLELAQKAFDRFKFEEIFLFQLRSERTRLTRIKSSVGPNIIKPGYFFNEFYNKHLPFSLTDAQKRVIKEIWTDMKSGAQMNRLLQGDVGSGKTIVAFISMLLAIDNGFQACMLAPTEILCQQHYESLQEWAIPLGLKVALLTGSTPNKEREDMLQDLAEGKLSLITGTHAILEDRVVFNKLGLVVIDEQHRFGVAQRSKLWLKSNPSPHILVMTATPIPRTLAMTAHGESDHSILDELPAGRKPIVTVHKEEKDRLGIMSFIKNEIEKGRQIYFVFPLINESQALDLKNLMEGYDMVESYFPTPQYRIAIVHGQMRPEEKEKEMQRFKDGIAHIMVATTVIEVGVNVPNASVMIIENADRFGLSQLHQLRGRVGRGAEQSYCILMTENELGKTANERMNAMVRHNDGFEIAKIDLKQRGPGDLLGTKQSGLPDFKFLDLAKDDYFIFLGKQAAAYVLREDSTLGKPENAMLKSYLLSHSKDNFWSKIS, via the coding sequence GTGAAAACGGACTTGTCTGAATTTGAGAAATTAAACATCAGTGCGCTGGGCAATTACAGCACTTCACGACTTAGCTTATTACAAAAAGAAATTGGAATCATTACAATAGGCGACCTGTTAAATCACACTCCCATTCGCTATTTGAACAAAACCTCCCATGTGAATATCGCTGATTTGCAACCAGGTTCGGAACAAGTACAGGTTCGCGGCAGAATTGAATCTGTAGAAGTGTTAGGTACTAAAAATGCACAGAGGTTGAAAGCTGTTTTCTGTGATGCCACCGGTTGTATGGAACTTGTCTGGTTTCGTTCCATTCCTTGGGTAAAGAAATCCTTGACTATAGGTCAAGTTTACACCGCTTTTGGCAGAGTAACTGAATTCAAGACTGTACTGTCAATGTCGCACCCCGAACTACAAGTCTATGATCCCAATAAAAAAGAGGAATCTAAAGGATTTATTCCAATATACCCTCTCACCGAAAAGTTAAAAGCGTCCAAGATTGACTCAAAATTTATTTCAGAGCTGAGCAAAACAGCAATCAACCATGTAAATTTCGATATGCCGGAATTTATTCCAAAGAAAATTATTGAAAAAATGGAACTTCCTTCTCGTGCAGATGCCTATAAATCTCTTCATTTTCCTGTCACATTGGAACTTGCACAGAAAGCGTTTGATCGCTTTAAATTTGAGGAAATTTTCCTATTTCAGTTGCGAAGCGAAAGAACCCGACTCACCAGAATAAAAAGTTCTGTTGGTCCCAATATTATTAAACCGGGTTATTTTTTCAATGAGTTCTACAACAAACACCTTCCTTTTTCCTTGACAGATGCACAAAAGCGCGTTATTAAAGAAATTTGGACAGATATGAAAAGCGGTGCACAGATGAACCGCCTTTTGCAGGGAGATGTGGGCAGCGGTAAAACCATAGTGGCATTTATCTCCATGTTACTTGCTATTGACAACGGTTTTCAGGCTTGTATGCTAGCACCTACAGAAATCCTATGCCAGCAACATTATGAATCACTCCAAGAATGGGCTATTCCGCTCGGGCTTAAGGTTGCACTGCTAACAGGTTCCACACCTAACAAAGAACGCGAAGATATGTTGCAAGACCTTGCCGAAGGAAAATTGTCTCTCATAACAGGAACACATGCTATATTAGAAGACAGGGTAGTTTTTAATAAACTCGGTTTGGTTGTCATTGATGAACAACACCGATTTGGAGTAGCTCAAAGATCGAAACTTTGGCTCAAGTCAAATCCTTCGCCACATATTCTTGTAATGACCGCCACTCCTATTCCTCGAACACTTGCCATGACTGCTCACGGAGAGTCCGACCACAGCATTTTGGACGAACTTCCGGCCGGTCGCAAACCCATAGTGACAGTGCACAAAGAAGAAAAAGACAGATTGGGTATTATGTCCTTTATCAAAAATGAAATTGAGAAAGGAAGACAAATTTACTTCGTTTTTCCATTGATAAATGAAAGTCAGGCATTAGACCTCAAAAACCTCATGGAAGGATATGATATGGTGGAGAGCTATTTCCCCACACCTCAATACAGGATTGCAATAGTACACGGTCAGATGCGACCTGAAGAAAAAGAGAAAGAGATGCAACGTTTTAAAGACGGGATTGCACATATCATGGTTGCCACCACCGTGATTGAAGTTGGGGTTAATGTTCCTAATGCCAGTGTTATGATAATTGAAAATGCAGACAGATTTGGATTATCGCAACTTCACCAACTACGAGGGCGCGTAGGGCGTGGAGCAGAACAGAGTTATTGCATTTTAATGACTGAAAATGAACTTGGCAAAACAGCCAATGAACGCATGAACGCCATGGTGCGTCACAACGATGGGTTTGAGATTGCCAAAATTGACTTGAAACAAAGAGGACCGGGAGATTTGCTTGGCACCAAACAAAGTGGTCTGCCGGACTTTAAGTTTTTAGACCTGGCAAAAGACGATTATTTTATATTTCTTGGAAAACAAGCGGCTGCTTATGTTTTGCGCGAAGATTCCACACTGGGCAAGCCTGAGAATGCAATGCTTAAAAGCTATTTACTTTCACATAGCAAAGACAATTTTTGGAGTAAAATATCTTAA